One genomic region from Athalia rosae chromosome 3, iyAthRosa1.1, whole genome shotgun sequence encodes:
- the LOC105689992 gene encoding esterase E4-like isoform X3, which yields MAAPEVKVKQGWLRGTTVKSVDGGTYVSFRGIPYAAPPVGKLRFADPSPPASWTGFRDASKFGSVCLQFDTFQEKIIGDEDSLFLNVATPSLDGPRPVIVWIHGGGFFMGSGNDDICGPDYLIGGDVIVVSINYRLNVFGFLQLRDPVASGNMGLKDQRAALKWVKENISQFGGDPNNITIFGGSAGGASVHYQLLSPLSKGLFNKAIIQSGTALDTWSSMSESQSAEHLRRYLAAFGKEMSDPKEIVEFLRTIPAEKLMQTQLDITRPEDQRWVELPFMPSVDDKSKEPFMPRHPKEIYSEGIDVPIIIGCTSHEGIMFVCAYNNTLSVAFDENSKLILPNGLVPRNHPKKDIIGDEVRKFYLGDKPITEDLMDNWIQATGDICFIFGLYKVVEIQQKTKKAPCYLYKFSYEPTQSCSKYFFKSTYKGAAHGDDAPFIYNMNVAGDNLRYKPGTPEKTVSDRIVRMWTDFAKTGNPTPETNDLINVKWLPVTQTAKHYLNIGEELSTGINPDEKVVQLSHRISKILDGK from the exons ATGGCTGCTCCCGAAGTTAAGGTGAAGCAAGGATGGCTTCGTGGTACCACCGTGAAAAGTGTTGACGGGGGAACTTACGTATCCTTCAGAGGTATCCCATACGCGGCACCGCCGGTAGGAAAATTGAGATTTGCG GATCCATCGCCTCCGGCGTCATGGACTGGATTCCGAGATGCGTCGAAGTTTGGATCCGTTTGTCTGCAATTCGATACATTtcaagagaaaataattggcGACGAAGACAGCCTGTTTCTGAATGTAGCTACACCTTCATTGGACGGACCGCGACCAGTCATCGTCTGGATTCATGGGGGAGGTTTTTTCATGGGTAGTGGAAACGACGACATATGTGGACCGGATTATTTGATCGGAGGAGACGTGATCGTTGTATCCATCAATTACAGGCTCAATGTCTTCG GGTTTCTTCAACTCCGTGATCCAGTAGCGTCGGGAAATATGGGACTCAAAGATCAGAGAGCAGCGTTGAAATGGGTCAAAGAGAACATATCGCAGTTTGGCGGCGATCCGAATAACATCACAATTTTCGGAGGGAGTGCCGGTGGTGCCTCGGTGCATTATCAACTTTTGTCCCCACTTTCCAAAG GACTTTTCAATAAAGCCATCATACAGAGTGGTACTGCATTGGACACTTGGTCTTCAATGAGTGAGTCGCAATCGGCCGAACATTTACGCCGATATCTTGCTGCTTTTGGAAAAGAAATGAGCGATCCCAAAGAGATCGTAGAATTTCTCAGGACGATTCCGGCAGAAAAACTTATGCAAACGCAATTGGATATAACACGTCCGGAG GATCAGCGTTGGGTAGAGCTGCCTTTCATGCCGAGTGTCGATGACAAAAGTAAAGAACCATTTATGCCGCGACATccgaaagaaatttattcagaGGGTATCGATGTACCAATTATCATCGGATGTACTAGCCACGAGGGAATTATGTTTGTGTGTG CATACAACAATACGTTGTCTGTGGCGTTCGACGAGAATTCCAAGCTGATTTTACCGAATGGTTTGGTTCCGAGAAACCATCCGAAGAAAGACATCATCGGCGATGAAGtgaggaaattttatttagGGGATAAGCCGATAACCGAGGACTTGATGGATAATTGGATCCAGGCGACCGGGGATATATGTTTCATTTTCGGTCTATATAAAGTCGTTGAAATTCagcagaaaacgaaaaaggctCCGTGTTACCTTTACAAATTTTCTTACGAACCAACGCAATCgtgttcgaaatattttttcaaatcgacgtACAAAG GAGCCGCCCACGGAGATGATGCACCGTTCATATACAACATGAACGTGGCTGGTGATAATTTGAGATACAAACCCGGCACACCCGAGAAGACCGTCTCCGACAGGATCGTCAGGATGTGGACCGACTTCGCGAAAACTGG AAACCCTACGCCGGAGACCAATGACCTGATAAACGTCAAGTGGCTACCAGTTACGCAGACAGCGAAACATTACTTGAATATCGGCGAAGAGCTTTCCACAGGCATCAATCCGGATGAAAAAGTGGTCCAGCTCAGTCATCGAATATCTAAGATTCTTGACGGTAAATAG